The following proteins come from a genomic window of Coleofasciculaceae cyanobacterium:
- the rpsO gene encoding 30S ribosomal protein S15: protein MTLTQQRKQELMAEYQVHETDTGSADLQIAVLTERINKLTAHLKANKKDHSSRRGLLKMIGRRKGLLAYIQKEDYERYQKLIGRLGIRR, encoded by the coding sequence ATGACTCTGACTCAACAGCGCAAACAAGAATTAATGGCAGAATACCAAGTTCATGAAACTGATACTGGTTCTGCCGATCTGCAAATTGCCGTTCTTACCGAAAGAATCAACAAACTAACTGCTCATTTAAAAGCTAATAAAAAAGATCATTCTTCTAGAAGAGGTCTATTAAAAATGATCGGTCGCCGTAAAGGTCTTTTGGCTTATATCCAAAAAGAAGACTACGAACGTTACCAAAAGTTGATTGGTCGTCTTGGCATTCGCCGTTAA
- a CDS encoding PAM68 family protein, translating into MSSDSKRGRLPFEPRNNNKKEKPDKTTSKASTSPAPKKPKFTSRNSRQNSNLSAIPDVVSKRMGRRMAVFCGIPSVLGMSSLFIFYWLKMKEVVDLPPYLALAVSFGFLGLGVLGLSYGLFSASWDEERTGSALGGDEFKLNLGRTKDAWKASKNAKAD; encoded by the coding sequence ATGTCATCAGATTCTAAACGGGGTCGCTTACCCTTTGAACCCCGTAACAATAATAAAAAAGAAAAGCCCGACAAAACTACTTCCAAGGCATCTACTAGCCCAGCACCAAAAAAACCTAAATTCACTTCGAGAAATTCACGTCAAAATTCCAATCTATCAGCAATTCCTGATGTGGTTAGCAAGCGTATGGGGCGACGCATGGCAGTATTCTGTGGAATCCCTTCAGTTTTGGGAATGTCATCTTTGTTCATTTTTTACTGGCTTAAGATGAAAGAAGTTGTAGACCTGCCACCATATCTTGCCCTGGCTGTTTCCTTTGGCTTTTTAGGTTTAGGTGTCCTGGGTTTGAGCTATGGTCTGTTTTCCGCCTCCTGGGATGAGGAACGGACTGGTAGTGCTTTGGGGGGTGATGAATTTAAACTTAACCTGGGCAGAACTAAAGACGCTTGGAAAGCCTCGAAAAATGCTAAGGCTGATTGA
- a CDS encoding DUF29 domain-containing protein, with the protein MNKLYGQDFNLWLEEIAIAIKNRDVSKMDWDNLLEEIEDMGASQKRALRSYMNRLIEHIFKLKYWTSERERNRNNWRIEITNFRREAKSILEDSPSLKKYLAANYLFWYDKCATGIQKSKVFDVPNHEPISLDQMLDDSYFG; encoded by the coding sequence ATGAATAAGTTATATGGACAAGATTTTAACCTTTGGCTCGAAGAAATAGCGATCGCGATTAAAAACCGAGATGTTAGCAAGATGGATTGGGACAATCTGCTAGAAGAAATTGAAGATATGGGAGCGAGTCAAAAAAGGGCTTTACGGAGCTATATGAATCGTTTGATCGAACATATCTTTAAGCTAAAGTACTGGACAAGTGAGCGCGAGCGCAACAGAAATAACTGGCGGATTGAAATTACTAATTTTCGCAGGGAAGCTAAAAGCATTTTAGAAGATTCTCCCAGCTTGAAAAAATATTTAGCAGCAAATTATTTGTTTTGGTACGACAAGTGTGCAACAGGAATTCAGAAAAGTAAAGTTTTTGATGTACCCAATCACGAGCCAATCAGCTTAGATCAGATGTTGGACGACAGTTATTTTGGCTAA
- a CDS encoding GNAT family N-acetyltransferase encodes MKQITPPQSIHALNFKALRLGSAYASRSPDITFWTAWEDDELLECGALKELDSRSGEVKSMRTAKVHRRKKIASKILEHIIREAERRSYAHLNLETGSFPEFAPARALYTLYGFKYRSPFAKYIDDPNSVFMTKKL; translated from the coding sequence ATGAAACAGATTACACCCCCTCAAAGCATTCATGCTCTTAATTTCAAAGCATTGCGATTAGGCTCCGCCTACGCTTCGCGATCGCCTGATATTACTTTTTGGACAGCTTGGGAAGATGATGAACTGTTGGAATGCGGTGCATTAAAAGAACTAGATTCAAGAAGTGGTGAAGTAAAATCAATGCGTACTGCTAAAGTTCACCGTCGTAAAAAGATCGCCTCAAAAATTCTCGAACACATTATTAGAGAAGCCGAACGACGTAGTTACGCTCATCTAAATTTGGAAACGGGTAGTTTTCCTGAGTTTGCTCCAGCAAGAGCTTTATATACACTCTATGGGTTTAAGTATCGAAGCCCTTTCGCTAAATATATTGATGACCCCAATAGTGTTTTTATGACGAAAAAGCTTTAG
- the aroF gene encoding 3-deoxy-7-phosphoheptulonate synthase, translating into MIVVMKVGSPEQEIQRIEAELQDWGLTPEKIIGKHKTVMGLVGETASLDPLQLKDISPWIESVLRVEKPYKKTSLEYRNGEHSSVVVSTPNGNVTFGQNHPVVVIAGPCSVENETMIIETAKAVKAAGASFLRGGAYKPRTSPYSFQGHGESALELLAAARDASGLGIITEVMDTADVDKVVEVADIVQVGARNMQNFPLLKKVGAQDKPVFLKRGMSATIDDLLMASEYVLAAGNSNVILCERGIRTFDSQYVRNTLDLAVIPVLRSLTHLPIAIDPSHGTGVAKFVPPMAKAAIAAGADSLMIEVHPNPAKALSDGPQSQTFEGFANLMQELSVIGKAVGRWSESPVRVG; encoded by the coding sequence ATGATTGTAGTCATGAAAGTCGGTTCTCCTGAGCAAGAGATTCAGAGAATAGAAGCCGAATTACAGGATTGGGGATTAACTCCAGAAAAAATCATCGGCAAACATAAAACAGTTATGGGTTTGGTGGGCGAAACTGCATCTTTAGATCCTTTGCAGTTAAAAGACATTAGTCCTTGGATTGAAAGCGTATTGCGCGTCGAAAAACCTTATAAAAAGACCAGTTTAGAATATCGTAATGGAGAGCATAGCAGCGTCGTTGTCTCTACTCCAAATGGCAATGTTACCTTTGGACAAAATCATCCTGTAGTAGTAATTGCGGGGCCTTGTTCGGTAGAAAATGAGACAATGATTATTGAGACAGCAAAGGCAGTGAAGGCTGCTGGAGCTAGTTTTTTGCGGGGTGGGGCATATAAGCCTCGTACTTCTCCCTATTCTTTTCAAGGTCATGGAGAAAGCGCGTTAGAGTTACTTGCTGCTGCGCGAGATGCTAGCGGTTTGGGCATCATCACTGAAGTAATGGACACTGCCGATGTGGACAAGGTGGTGGAAGTTGCCGATATTGTCCAGGTGGGAGCGAGAAATATGCAAAATTTTCCTCTGCTGAAAAAGGTTGGCGCACAGGACAAGCCAGTGTTTCTTAAACGGGGAATGTCAGCTACTATTGATGACTTGTTGATGGCATCAGAATATGTTCTGGCGGCAGGAAACTCTAACGTAATTTTGTGTGAGCGAGGCATTCGCACTTTTGATAGCCAATATGTGCGTAATACTCTAGATCTAGCTGTAATACCAGTATTACGCTCTTTGACTCATTTACCGATCGCGATCGATCCCAGTCATGGCACTGGCGTAGCTAAATTTGTCCCACCAATGGCAAAAGCAGCGATCGCAGCAGGAGCAGATTCTTTGATGATTGAAGTTCACCCCAACCCCGCCAAAGCCCTATCTGATGGGCCTCAATCCCAAACCTTTGAGGGTTTTGCCAACTTAATGCAGGAACTAAGTGTGATCGGCAAAGCCGTTGGTCGTTGGTCTGAATCTCCTGTAAGAGTGGGCTAA
- a CDS encoding DUF3082 domain-containing protein, with protein sequence MKDTPNDSAVSDAQTDVSLDKTTEKTTPLSCFFASCISGVLAFASYSLFSSIVQTYATKAVTSNNPIVINITSAVRTLVMGVVALATGVFAMVAIGLFLLGIQLTVQSLKKT encoded by the coding sequence ATGAAAGATACCCCTAATGATTCTGCCGTCAGTGATGCTCAAACAGACGTTTCTTTAGACAAAACAACAGAAAAAACGACACCATTAAGCTGTTTCTTTGCTTCTTGCATTTCTGGAGTACTTGCCTTTGCTTCCTATTCACTATTTAGTTCGATAGTGCAGACTTATGCGACGAAGGCAGTGACTTCTAACAATCCAATCGTAATTAATATAACTTCCGCCGTTAGAACATTGGTAATGGGAGTTGTGGCGTTGGCTACAGGAGTATTTGCGATGGTGGCGATAGGATTGTTTTTGTTGGGGATTCAATTGACGGTACAAAGTCTGAAAAAAACTTAG
- a CDS encoding tetratricopeptide repeat protein, with protein sequence MIDFTTAINFNPKHTKAYLNRGSSRRALNNFLGALQDSDTAFKIDPKTAKDYLHNLEQIYIDCVSQQQYKAEHNLEQSVEKLIDKAIDLSDAGDNVKAIEYFDLALEIDPRNAKAYNNRGYCFYLLEDFYKSLENYNIALEINPQFVNCYLNRFVVHYYLRKYKEAINDCNKILLIEPYNVGAYMNRGIALVELNEFQAALTNYNKAISIDADNPNFYNNRAWLFIKIDYYPRALEDFKKAAQIYIENDNVQGYQKMLKQIQLISQ encoded by the coding sequence ATTATTGATTTTACAACTGCAATAAATTTTAATCCTAAACATACAAAAGCGTATCTTAATAGAGGAAGTAGTCGTAGAGCATTAAATAATTTTTTAGGAGCATTACAGGATTCTGACACAGCTTTTAAGATTGACCCTAAAACTGCGAAAGACTATTTACACAATCTTGAGCAAATATATATAGATTGTGTAAGCCAACAGCAGTATAAGGCAGAACATAATCTTGAACAATCAGTCGAAAAATTAATTGACAAAGCTATAGACTTATCAGATGCAGGAGACAATGTAAAAGCAATTGAATATTTTGATTTGGCTTTAGAAATAGATCCAAGAAATGCTAAGGCTTATAACAATCGGGGATATTGTTTTTATTTGTTAGAAGATTTCTATAAATCATTAGAAAATTATAATATAGCGTTAGAAATAAATCCACAATTCGTTAACTGCTATTTGAATCGATTTGTCGTTCATTATTATTTGCGTAAATATAAAGAAGCAATTAATGATTGTAACAAAATTCTACTTATAGAACCTTACAATGTAGGAGCCTATATGAATAGAGGAATCGCCTTGGTAGAATTGAATGAATTTCAAGCTGCTCTTACAAATTATAATAAAGCAATATCAATAGATGCTGATAATCCTAATTTTTACAACAATAGAGCATGGCTATTTATAAAAATAGATTATTATCCTAGAGCTTTAGAAGATTTTAAAAAAGCTGCTCAAATATATATAGAAAATGATAATGTGCAGGGTTATCAAAAAATGCTGAAGCAAATACAGCTAATCAGTCAATAA
- a CDS encoding tetratricopeptide repeat protein, with translation MLNNKDTITNRDVAQELLKRGIYEFQTGNYSNALAIINQAIEVKPNYYEALIVRATLIYPIFGNHQGVIQDCSQIIKINPHNQEAYNNRGYAFASIGGHLEAIKDYNRALIIDSNSIYSYLNRGISYAHVEEYERAISDFNSVIQLDPQNADAYNNRSLIFFFKRISKSDY, from the coding sequence ATGTTGAACAATAAAGATACAATAACCAACCGTGATGTAGCTCAAGAACTACTGAAAAGAGGCATATACGAGTTTCAAACAGGAAATTACTCAAATGCTCTTGCAATTATCAATCAAGCAATCGAAGTCAAGCCTAACTATTATGAAGCTTTAATAGTAAGAGCAACCTTAATTTATCCCATATTCGGTAATCATCAAGGAGTTATTCAAGATTGTAGTCAAATAATAAAAATTAATCCTCATAATCAGGAAGCATATAATAATAGAGGTTATGCTTTTGCTTCAATAGGTGGTCATTTAGAAGCGATTAAAGATTACAATCGGGCGCTAATAATAGACTCCAATTCTATTTATAGTTATTTGAATCGAGGAATTTCATATGCTCACGTTGAAGAATACGAGAGAGCAATTAGTGATTTCAACTCAGTTATTCAACTAGATCCACAAAATGCAGATGCTTATAATAATCGCTCTTTGATATTCTTCTTTAAAAGAATATCAAAGAGCGATTATTGA
- the ileS gene encoding isoleucine--tRNA ligase, producing MTEAKSYERHERLNSIQATRSYKETVNLPQTEFNMRANAVQREPELQQFWTDNQIYEQLSQNNPNDSFILHDGPPYANGSLHMGHALNKVLKDIINKYKLLQGHKIEYIPGWDCHGLPIELKVLQKMKSQERKELTPLKLRQKAKEFALEAQQEQCKSFKRYGIWGDWSHPYLTLKPEYEAAQIDVFGEMVLKGHIYRGLKPVHWSPSSRTALAEAELEYPEGHTSPSIYAAFRVTELGEGATELEPYLPNLSVAIWTTTPWTIPGNLAVAVNAELTYAIVEMSPPCLDAVAHGGNPQDRPKGLAPYVASAASLPSIESMMAKEGVSYLIVAQDLVERLSATLAVELKVKTTLTGKALENTVYRHPLFDRESKVVVGGDYITTESGTGLVHTAPGHGQEDYITGQKYGLPILSPVDDGGKFTEEAGKFAGLQVVAKGNEKVSAGNQAIIDALTEAGALLKHEEYAHKYPYDWRTGKPTIFRATEQWFASVEGFRDAALKAISDVTWIPAQGEKRITPMVSDRSDWCISRQRSWGVPIPVFYDRETNQPLLTEETINHVKAIVAQKGSDAWWELSVEELLPESYRNNGRTYRKGTDTMDVWFDSGSSWAAVAKGRLKYPVDMYLEGSDQHRGWFQSSLLTSVAVNGIAPYKTVLTHGYVVDEQGFKMSKSKGNGIAPELIVEGGNNQKQEPAYGADVLRLWVSSVDYSTDVRVGKNIIKQTSDMYRKVRNTARFLLGNLHDFDPSKNAIAYADLPELDKYMLHRMTEVFAEVTAAYDSYQFFRFFQAIQNFCVVDLSNFYLDIAKDRLYISSLDGFRRRSCQTVLAIAIENIAKAIAPVLCHMAEDIWQALPYDTGYKSVFESGWVETKDEWRVGVVRPSGSTLCSTENTSATQVSHEQPLQWDVIRDLRDEVNKVMELARTAKAIGSSLDAKVLLHVPDSELKNKLASYNSANTLSEKDVSSDTASHIDELRYFFLASQVELVDSIGDAEYKSESDLANIAVVKADGEKCDRCWNYSLSVGSFADDPTICDRCNAALKGEF from the coding sequence GTGACAGAAGCAAAAAGCTACGAACGACATGAACGCCTGAATTCGATTCAGGCGACGCGTTCTTACAAAGAAACCGTAAATCTGCCCCAAACAGAATTTAATATGCGGGCAAACGCCGTGCAGCGCGAACCAGAATTACAGCAATTTTGGACGGATAATCAGATTTACGAGCAACTGTCGCAGAATAATCCTAATGACTCTTTTATTCTTCATGATGGCCCTCCTTATGCCAATGGCTCGCTGCATATGGGTCATGCGTTGAATAAAGTGCTGAAGGATATTATCAATAAATATAAGTTATTGCAGGGACATAAGATAGAGTACATTCCTGGTTGGGATTGTCATGGACTGCCGATTGAATTGAAAGTTCTTCAGAAAATGAAGTCCCAAGAGAGAAAAGAATTAACTCCTCTTAAATTACGTCAAAAAGCCAAAGAATTTGCCCTCGAAGCTCAACAGGAACAGTGTAAAAGCTTTAAACGCTATGGAATTTGGGGTGACTGGTCACATCCTTATTTAACCCTGAAGCCTGAATACGAAGCAGCGCAAATTGATGTCTTTGGGGAAATGGTGTTAAAAGGGCATATCTATCGGGGTTTAAAACCCGTCCACTGGAGTCCCTCGTCGCGTACGGCACTGGCTGAAGCGGAATTAGAATATCCAGAAGGACATACTTCCCCCAGTATCTATGCAGCCTTTCGGGTAACTGAATTGGGAGAAGGTGCAACGGAATTAGAGCCATATTTACCAAATCTAAGCGTAGCTATTTGGACTACTACCCCCTGGACTATCCCTGGTAACTTAGCGGTAGCTGTCAACGCAGAATTAACATATGCAATTGTGGAAATGAGTCCGCCTTGTCTTGATGCAGTCGCTCATGGGGGAAACCCCCAAGACCGCCCTAAAGGATTAGCTCCTTACGTCGCGTCCGCTGCATCGCTGCCCTCTATAGAGTCAATGATGGCAAAGGAAGGGGTATCTTATTTAATCGTTGCTCAAGATTTGGTTGAAAGATTATCGGCAACCTTGGCAGTAGAGTTAAAAGTTAAAACTACCCTAACAGGTAAAGCCTTGGAAAATACTGTCTATCGTCATCCTTTATTTGACCGAGAAAGTAAAGTTGTAGTCGGTGGTGACTATATCACGACTGAATCTGGTACAGGACTAGTACATACTGCCCCTGGACATGGACAGGAAGACTATATCACAGGGCAAAAGTATGGTTTGCCGATTCTCTCCCCAGTGGATGATGGCGGAAAGTTTACCGAGGAAGCTGGTAAGTTTGCTGGGTTGCAGGTAGTCGCTAAAGGAAATGAAAAAGTTAGCGCGGGTAATCAAGCAATTATCGATGCTTTGACCGAAGCTGGTGCATTACTCAAGCATGAAGAATATGCCCATAAATATCCTTATGACTGGCGCACTGGTAAACCGACTATCTTTCGTGCCACTGAACAGTGGTTTGCTTCAGTAGAAGGATTCCGCGATGCAGCATTAAAAGCAATTTCTGATGTCACCTGGATACCTGCACAAGGGGAAAAACGCATTACTCCTATGGTCAGCGATCGCTCTGACTGGTGTATTTCGCGTCAGCGTAGTTGGGGTGTACCGATTCCTGTATTTTACGATCGAGAGACAAATCAACCTTTATTGACTGAAGAAACGATTAATCATGTAAAGGCGATCGTCGCGCAAAAAGGTTCTGATGCTTGGTGGGAGTTATCGGTAGAAGAATTATTACCTGAGTCTTATCGTAACAATGGACGCACCTATCGCAAGGGTACTGATACGATGGATGTCTGGTTCGATTCTGGTTCATCTTGGGCTGCGGTAGCGAAGGGAAGATTAAAATATCCCGTCGATATGTATTTAGAAGGTTCGGATCAGCATCGAGGCTGGTTTCAATCGAGTTTGCTTACCAGTGTTGCAGTTAATGGCATTGCACCTTATAAAACCGTTCTTACTCATGGTTATGTAGTGGATGAGCAAGGCTTTAAAATGAGTAAGTCTAAAGGCAATGGTATCGCCCCTGAATTGATTGTTGAAGGGGGTAATAATCAGAAACAAGAACCTGCTTATGGTGCTGATGTGCTGCGCCTTTGGGTATCTTCTGTAGACTATTCGACTGATGTTCGCGTTGGGAAGAATATCATCAAGCAAACTTCTGATATGTACCGCAAGGTGCGAAATACTGCCCGTTTCTTACTAGGCAACTTACATGACTTCGATCCGAGTAAAAATGCGATCGCTTATGCAGACTTACCAGAATTAGATAAGTATATGCTGCATCGTATGACAGAGGTATTTGCCGAAGTTACCGCAGCTTACGATAGCTATCAATTCTTCCGCTTTTTCCAGGCGATCCAAAACTTTTGTGTTGTCGATCTGTCTAACTTTTATTTAGATATCGCTAAAGACAGACTCTATATCAGCAGTCTCGATGGCTTCCGTCGCCGTAGTTGTCAGACAGTATTAGCGATCGCCATTGAAAATATTGCTAAAGCGATCGCCCCTGTATTGTGTCATATGGCAGAAGATATTTGGCAGGCTTTGCCCTACGACACTGGTTATAAATCCGTATTTGAATCTGGTTGGGTAGAAACCAAAGACGAATGGCGCGTAGGGGTTGTTCGCCCTTCGGGTTCGACACTTTGCTCAACCGAGAATACCTCCGCAACGCAAGTGTCTCACGAACAACCCCTACAATGGGACGTAATTCGAGATCTAAGAGATGAAGTCAACAAGGTAATGGAACTGGCAAGAACAGCCAAAGCGATTGGTTCTTCTCTGGATGCTAAAGTCTTGCTTCATGTTCCTGATTCGGAGTTGAAAAATAAACTTGCATCCTATAATTCTGCTAATACCCTTAGTGAAAAAGACGTCTCTTCGGATACCGCTTCGCATATAGATGAGTTGCGTTACTTCTTCTTGGCTTCCCAAGTCGAGTTAGTCGATTCTATTGGAGATGCAGAATATAAAAGTGAATCAGATCTGGCAAATATTGCTGTAGTCAAAGCCGACGGTGAGAAGTGCGATCGCTGTTGGAATTATTCTCTTTCTGTAGGAAGTTTTGCCGACGATCCGACAATTTGCGATCGCTGTAATGCAGCATTGAAAGGCGAATTTTAA
- a CDS encoding amino acid ABC transporter substrate-binding protein, giving the protein MILIIGGGCSNSNNSENNAAQTKDSANAGRLATVKERGNLVCGVNGQLPGFSFVDENGEYSGMDVDLCRAVAAALFGDSTKVEFRDLGAQERFVAVQSGEVDLLSRNTTWTLNRDTSVGMEFAPTTFYDGQGLLTTTASNIEKLEDLNGKSVCVLSGTTNEQNLADRMRRLDLNYSPVVFEDVDLLYAAYEQGRCVAATSDRSQLTARRAVLPNPDEHQVLDVVLSKEPLGPLTANGDSRWSDVVKWSTYAMIEAEELGINSQNVDSFAQTKDPEIRRFLGLEGNLGQDMGLPNDFAQKIVKQVGNYGEVYQRNIGEPFKLERGLNALWTNGGLMYSPPFR; this is encoded by the coding sequence TTGATACTAATTATTGGCGGTGGCTGTAGCAATAGCAATAATTCTGAAAACAATGCAGCACAAACAAAAGATAGCGCTAATGCTGGCCGTTTGGCGACAGTGAAAGAGCGGGGTAATTTAGTCTGTGGCGTAAATGGTCAGCTACCTGGATTTAGCTTTGTCGATGAAAATGGTGAATATTCAGGAATGGATGTCGATCTTTGTCGCGCTGTGGCAGCAGCGTTATTCGGCGACTCTACCAAAGTAGAGTTTCGAGATCTCGGCGCACAAGAGCGATTTGTAGCGGTGCAGTCAGGAGAAGTAGATTTGCTCAGTCGTAATACAACCTGGACCTTAAACCGTGATACTTCAGTGGGGATGGAATTTGCCCCCACAACTTTTTACGATGGTCAAGGACTATTAACAACCACAGCGAGCAATATTGAAAAATTAGAAGATTTAAATGGTAAATCCGTCTGTGTTCTATCTGGAACAACTAATGAACAAAATTTAGCCGATCGCATGAGAAGATTAGATCTAAACTATTCTCCTGTAGTATTTGAAGATGTAGACTTGCTGTACGCTGCTTATGAACAAGGGCGTTGCGTCGCTGCAACTAGCGATCGCTCTCAATTAACCGCCCGTCGTGCTGTATTGCCTAATCCAGACGAGCATCAAGTCTTAGACGTAGTATTATCAAAAGAACCTCTAGGTCCTTTGACGGCTAACGGTGATTCTCGGTGGTCTGATGTGGTTAAATGGTCTACTTATGCCATGATTGAAGCCGAAGAATTAGGCATCAATTCCCAAAACGTAGATAGCTTTGCCCAGACAAAAGACCCTGAAATTAGGCGATTTTTGGGGCTAGAAGGAAACTTGGGACAAGATATGGGATTACCAAATGATTTTGCTCAGAAAATTGTCAAACAGGTAGGCAATTATGGCGAAGTTTATCAGCGCAATATTGGTGAACCTTTTAAATTAGAAAGAGGCCTTAATGCTCTATGGACAAACGGCGGTTTAATGTACTCTCCTCCCTTTAGATAG
- a CDS encoding ABC transporter permease subunit (The N-terminal region of this protein, as described by TIGR01726, is a three transmembrane segment that identifies a subfamily of ABC transporter permease subunits, which specificities that include histidine, arginine, glutamine, glutamate, L-cystine (sic), the opines (in Agrobacterium) octopine and nopaline, etc.) encodes MQAEKVPLWRDSRLIKIAGQIVVLAIVIMAIAWLGNNLLNNFRRLNLTFGFDFLSRAASFGIANPPIEYSPTDPYTRALVIGLLNSLKVMFFGIIIAGVLGISVGIGRLSDNWLVRKLAAAYVEILRNTPLLLQLFFWYFAVFLRLPKIDRPLIVGDFLFLSNRGLDIPWLIINSRTGIALAAIIGCILLAIAAWRKRNSAVEQGQNPQPWIWLVGGSAIAMLLLFLFGIDWAVPQLQNNSLTGGLNLSPEFATLLIGLGIYTSAFIAEVVRAGIQSVSQGQWEAAKALGLKSSAMMQLVIFPQALRVMIPPLTSEFLNLAKNSSLAIAVGYSDIYAIGSTISNQTGKSVEVLLIVMTVYLAINLIISFMMNRLNSSVQLKER; translated from the coding sequence ATGCAGGCTGAAAAAGTTCCTCTATGGCGAGACAGTCGGTTAATTAAAATTGCCGGGCAGATTGTAGTTTTGGCGATCGTTATTATGGCGATCGCCTGGTTGGGGAATAATTTGCTCAACAATTTCCGACGATTGAACTTAACCTTTGGCTTCGATTTTTTGTCTCGCGCTGCCTCATTTGGAATTGCTAACCCCCCAATTGAATACAGCCCTACCGATCCTTATACCCGCGCTTTGGTAATCGGGCTATTAAATTCTCTCAAGGTAATGTTTTTTGGCATTATTATCGCCGGTGTTTTGGGAATTAGCGTCGGCATTGGGAGACTATCTGATAACTGGCTGGTACGAAAATTGGCCGCGGCTTATGTTGAAATATTACGTAACACTCCGTTGTTGCTACAGCTGTTCTTTTGGTACTTTGCGGTTTTCTTGCGACTGCCAAAGATCGATCGCCCTTTAATTGTGGGTGACTTTCTTTTTCTAAGCAATCGTGGATTAGATATTCCCTGGCTGATAATTAACTCACGTACTGGGATAGCGCTCGCAGCTATTATCGGCTGTATTTTACTGGCTATAGCTGCCTGGAGAAAAAGAAATAGCGCAGTTGAACAAGGACAAAATCCTCAACCCTGGATCTGGTTGGTTGGGGGAAGTGCGATCGCGATGCTGCTGCTTTTTTTGTTTGGTATTGATTGGGCTGTACCTCAGCTACAGAACAATTCCCTTACGGGTGGGCTAAATCTATCCCCCGAATTTGCAACTCTTTTAATCGGCTTGGGCATATATACCTCGGCGTTTATTGCCGAAGTGGTGCGGGCGGGTATTCAATCCGTAAGTCAAGGACAATGGGAAGCTGCCAAGGCATTAGGCTTAAAATCATCAGCGATGATGCAGCTAGTAATTTTTCCCCAAGCATTGCGGGTAATGATTCCGCCTTTGACTAGCGAATTTTTAAACTTAGCTAAAAATTCTAGTTTAGCGATCGCCGTGGGCTACAGCGATATATATGCGATCGGCAGTACAATCTCTAATCAGACAGGTAAGTCGGTAGAAGTCTTGCTAATTGTTATGACTGTTTATCTAGCCATTAATTTGATTATTTCTTTTATGATGAATCGCTTGAATAGTTCGGTTCAGTTAAAGGAAAGATAA